Proteins from a genomic interval of Streptomyces sp. NBC_01445:
- a CDS encoding alkyl/aryl-sulfatase has translation MPSTPEPDWEDTTDQVNATRGLVDKLEPCVVRNEAGRVVWDNDRWDFLNKDDCPDTVHPSLWRQSRINTAQGLFEVVPGVFQVRGLDVSNMTIIEGDTGVVVVDPLTSKEVAAEALGLYARNRGERPVKAVIYTHSHGDHFGGVLGVTTEQAVAAGDCAVVAPDAFMHHAVSENVFAGPAMLRRAVYMYGRSLPVGADGSVGFGLGQALSTGTVGLIPPTESITGTGQELVLDGVRLVFQLTPDTEAPSEMNFYLPDHRVLLIAENVNHSLHNVLTLRGAQVRDAHAWASYITESIQLFDEAEVLIGSHNWPTWGEAEVIRVLTEQRDAYAYLHDQTVRLMNQGLTGPEIAEEIQSFPGELGKAWSVRGYYGSISHNVKAVYQRYMGWYDGNPAHLWQHPPVEQAKRYVAAIGGADATVASAREAVASGDLRWAAELLNHVLFAEPEHTAARELQIATYERLGFAQENGTWRNIYLTGAKELREAGQERRATGAPGKESVQMLAALTTAQIFDSMAVRLDGPRAAAHRLLLRWEFTDTDEVWTLLVGNGVLTPIRGDAPGAESPQLTLRLERATLNQVLAQRTSFPEAIGSGAVTVAGDVTVISTFYGLLEKPRRNFPIVLP, from the coding sequence ATGCCATCCACACCCGAACCGGACTGGGAAGACACCACCGACCAGGTCAACGCCACCCGCGGCCTCGTCGACAAGCTGGAGCCCTGCGTCGTACGCAACGAAGCGGGCCGGGTCGTGTGGGACAACGACCGCTGGGACTTCCTGAACAAGGACGACTGCCCCGACACCGTGCACCCGAGCCTGTGGCGGCAGAGCCGGATCAACACGGCCCAGGGCCTCTTCGAGGTCGTGCCGGGCGTGTTCCAGGTCCGCGGCCTCGACGTGTCCAACATGACGATCATCGAGGGCGACACCGGCGTGGTCGTCGTCGACCCGTTGACGTCGAAGGAGGTCGCCGCCGAGGCCCTCGGGCTGTACGCACGCAACCGCGGTGAGCGGCCGGTCAAGGCTGTGATCTACACGCACAGCCACGGCGACCACTTCGGCGGCGTCCTCGGCGTCACCACCGAGCAGGCGGTCGCGGCGGGCGACTGCGCGGTCGTCGCCCCCGACGCGTTCATGCACCATGCCGTCAGCGAGAACGTCTTCGCGGGACCGGCGATGCTGCGGCGCGCCGTCTACATGTACGGCCGCTCGCTGCCGGTCGGCGCCGACGGCTCGGTCGGCTTCGGCCTGGGGCAGGCCCTGTCCACCGGCACCGTGGGACTGATCCCGCCGACGGAGTCGATCACGGGAACCGGCCAGGAACTCGTCCTGGACGGTGTGCGGCTCGTCTTCCAGCTGACGCCGGACACCGAGGCGCCCTCGGAGATGAACTTCTATCTGCCGGACCACCGTGTCCTGCTCATCGCCGAGAACGTCAACCACTCCCTGCACAACGTCCTCACCCTGCGCGGCGCCCAGGTCCGTGACGCGCACGCCTGGGCGTCCTACATCACCGAGTCCATCCAGCTGTTCGACGAGGCCGAGGTTCTCATCGGCTCCCACAACTGGCCGACGTGGGGCGAGGCCGAGGTGATCCGTGTGCTCACCGAGCAGCGCGACGCCTACGCCTATCTCCACGACCAGACGGTCCGGCTGATGAACCAGGGCCTCACGGGGCCCGAGATCGCCGAGGAGATCCAGTCGTTCCCGGGCGAGCTGGGCAAGGCCTGGAGCGTGCGCGGCTACTACGGCTCCATCAGCCACAACGTGAAGGCCGTGTACCAGCGTTACATGGGCTGGTACGACGGCAACCCGGCGCACCTGTGGCAGCACCCGCCGGTCGAGCAGGCCAAGCGGTACGTCGCCGCGATCGGCGGCGCGGACGCGACCGTCGCCTCGGCCCGCGAGGCCGTCGCGAGCGGAGACCTGCGCTGGGCCGCCGAACTGCTCAACCACGTGCTGTTCGCCGAGCCGGAGCACACCGCGGCCCGTGAGCTGCAGATCGCCACCTACGAGCGACTGGGCTTCGCCCAGGAGAACGGCACCTGGCGCAACATCTACCTGACCGGCGCCAAGGAGCTGCGGGAGGCCGGCCAGGAGAGGCGCGCGACCGGCGCGCCGGGCAAGGAGAGCGTCCAGATGCTCGCCGCTCTCACCACCGCCCAGATCTTCGACTCGATGGCGGTCCGCCTCGACGGCCCACGCGCGGCGGCCCACCGACTGCTGCTGCGCTGGGAGTTCACCGACACCGACGAGGTGTGGACGCTTCTGGTCGGCAACGGCGTGCTCACCCCGATCCGGGGCGACGCGCCCGGAGCGGAGAGCCCGCAGCTGACGCTGCGTCTGGAACGAGCCACGCTCAATCAGGTACTGGCCCAGCGCACCTCTTTCCCGGAGGCGATCGGGTCCGGCGCCGTGACCGTGGCGGGCGATGTCACCGTGATCTCCACCTTCTACGGCCTCCTGGAGAAGCCCCGGCGGAACTTCCCGATCGTGCTTCCGTAA